The window AAAAACATAATCAAATTAATTAACTTTTTGCACTTGAAATAACATGGAATACACTTTATTCTAATAATAAACACCATAAATAATGCAAAAGCATACATACCTTATCATAAAGAGTATGAAATTCATTATATcttctaaatataaaataattcttttctggtgtttttatcaatactttgtagacctaaaataaaatttaaggcTGGAATTGGTCAATAGGTACCTTGTTAGAAGTTTTATTACTCATAGtacataaatattttatgaaaacatcTTAAATGTCAAAATCTTCCATTTGGTGTTAATATCACCTATTTGGTAAAACATTAACCATAGTAATTTTCACAGTTTAACTTTATGCATATACAAATGTAAAATAATAcaattagaaaaagaaaaagcttataaagtaaaataatataaaatgttctgagttttgaaatttgaaagtaaacaaaatatatttagtaGTATCAGTTTCACTAGAAAACATCTGCCACAAATATTTATATAGGACCTTAATATTTTTCATGTATTTTGAGTATTAATAAACTTTAAATGTAAAATGCAAGGATGGTACATTATTGAAATCAGCTTTTGTACGCACGCATAATATCTTATTGGCAAAAGTACAAACTTTTGCCACCTTCACAAAACTAACAATACACATTTACCTTCTGATATATTATCATAATTACTAAAACTTTAAGGTTAACACTTACAGTATATTTCTTCGAGTTTTTGGTGTCAGAGCTCAAAGTTTGGGAATCAGGAACACTGAGACCTAAATCTTTATTGTTATTGGTTGGAGGAGCTGTAGTAATCGGGCTTTTTGGCATCTTGAAAAGCTaaagtaaatttataaaaagtaaataaaaagagtatatatatatttataaaataaaaccaTATCCATTCataaagaacaataaaataaagaacACCTCTTCAATATACCTaacatagtaaaaaaaaaatttattggtaATTTCATGGAAAACGGCCAAGGGACAGAATATTTAGCCAAAATAGTCAGTTATTTCAAGATTAAACAGTACTTTATTACTCATAATTATTACTAAAAAGGTAATTTTGTGCTTATTCTTAGTTGATTTGTTGTTGATAAAAAAGGAGAAATAAATATCCTTTATTTTGTGTAGTTTTTTTCCACGCTAGTATGAACTGTAATATTCCATTCGCAGCAAATAGATTTTTAGTATTACCTTTATTTACACTTATTTTACTACAGCAAATGAGTGCGAACCAATCTTAGATTTATCAGATAAACTGCAAATTTCATTCAAATTGATTGCGTGTGTTATTATGCTggatataaaaaatatacaagtaTTGGGGGCTTTTTGGCAACCTGTTATTCTATTTTGAGGATAATagtaaacaatttcatttttaaaaattagttaaTCTACCAGCACATAAACATAAACtgacatgtagctagctattatagctagctaaatatctAGCACTTTTCACTTTCTTAACACTTTTTGGTGATTACTCATTTCTGCAATAAAATACGGTTTATGCAAAAGTACAAAAAGatcatttttctgatatcaggAAAAacaagttatatatataattaaggataattaaaaataatatcttaCTGATATTAGTTTAAAAAACAGCAATGCATATGCGTTTGCCCGGTTTCAGGTCACTCCGATTCTTCTCTTGCCCCCACTTGGTTAAAGTGGTAAACATCAGCCTCAGTTTGATGTGGAATGTTTATTTTATACGAGGTCATATTAAAATGTCTTGATAAAAGTGCAGAGGCTTGACTTAAAGCAATCCCAGTCTAGTTCAACGATTACCCATAATGCACCGACCTAAACACTCTTTATAACACACTTACCGAGATAAATGTATTAGGAAaacttataaaaattatttttaagtttgACCACTGATTTTAAAGTGCAGGAAGGGTAAAACGAAAACAATATTTTGGCCAAAGCAAGTAGTTTCTGGTCTGGCGTCATAATCATAATGTCATGTATTTTACCATACTAAATGACATAAAGAATAAAGTTTTTAGTGTTAGCATGttattatttgtttaatttttcctcGGCTCTCATTGTATTGTTTTTCGTCCTCTTTAGCTTTATAGCTAGCCAGGAAAGTATATTACTTTCACATTAAAATTTAGTGCACAGAGTACAGTGTAGAAGCCTCTCACCAATCTTAAAGCATTAATAATGTGGGCTAGCTTTATCTTATAAATTGATATTGATCCAGCAAGGTAAAAGTACATGCAAGCATTAATATCTGCTACCTCTATTTATGCGAAGAAGGCAAGACAGGGTCCATGATGGCTGTTTCGTAACGGACAAAAATAACCAACCGACCGGGTTAGCTACCTAATCATATTTTGCGGTATTAAACTTTTGTGTGGCTTGTTTAATTAGAGCTTTCTCAtgcaatattttgaaaaaattcttcAGGACTATTCGTAATGGCTGTGGGGCGTGACTTTAAAATACCcccttattttaattttacaattaCATTAACCATGTAGACCAACACATAGGTCGCGCATAGAAGCAATGCATCGCAATCATGTCCAGTAGGgttaaataatttattaaaaacttcaATAAAAAAGAGAGTTGGTAGGGTGACTTTATCACCTAATATATTTTATGTCTGCCTAATATGTCTTTTTTTGTATTAGCAAGTGGAGCAAGCTGGACTCCCTGTTTTCAGTAACGAAGCCTACAAAAAGTGCTAAAATGTAAAGGCCTCTTTTAAGAGATTTACAGTTTCCCTCGGTATTTTTTGCTTGTTCTTATGAGTTGCAGTATGCtgtaattttttgattttggttTAAGAACAATAGATATGTATGTACACAACATTGTGCAAGGCAGATGATAAATCTTGTGAAAGAGCTTTTTCTTTATAGTACTTCTTGTATGTTTTGCTACTGCATATAACTTGAGCCTGGGTGTATGGTCAAATGAGCAAAATGGTGGTCTACTTTTAAAGTATTCAATGTTTCTTTGTAGTTAAATAATATTTCATAATGAAGACAACTGAAGATGGAGAAATACGTATTGAAAATTCAAATGAAGACAGACGAGCACCATCTTGCTGTTTTTGTTTAGATGTCAGAATTGGAGCTATTTTAATTGGATTGATGTATTTGGTATGCATTTAAGTTTAACTATAAACTTCTGAATATAAATCCTATTACCAAAATTGATAGATATATACTTATTTATCAATAGCAGTTATatacaatttaaataaaaatataataaataaagaaaataaatataataattggtcagggtaacaaaattaaaatatataatgctattGAAGGGAGACCATACCTAATAGCATGAAGCTAAGTCAAGGTTATGGCCCTTGGACAATTAAAGTCCACAAGTCTTTAACCATAAGTCCTTAAAGTTAATTTATCATTTGTACTTACAATTCCTTTAGATTGTATATTCCGCAATCATGGTTGGAAAAACATCAAAAGCATTAGTGGAAGAGGAAAAGAATGATCAAGATTGGAAGTACTATGTTGATATGCATGAAGTGATCGCTCAACGCCATAATGGTGAGATGCTGCCTTTTAATTAAACAATAATCTTTAGTTGATTATAGGTAATCCAACTGTAGAACTGCATGGTATATAAATACAGTTTTTTGGCATGGAGATTCGTTCTCATGATACCATTACACATCTGATCTTTACTTTCTATAGTTGACCAAAAACTAGTTGGAATGATAATTGCATCATTGATCTTCGTTCTTGTTGTGTTGATGATTTATGGAGCTGCTTTGGTAAGAAACTAGTatcatttttttgtaagaaccaGGAAATTAGAGTTCAGCGGCAGGTGTTCTTATTACTATCTCCCTTGCGAGGACAGTATTGGTTTCTAACTTGTAACTAACTATGTCCCAAATTGCCGCTGCGGAAGTTATAAACAAGGTTTTGTTTGCcatgttttattttagaaacCGTTTCCTAGGATTCGAACCAGCACCAATAACCAACTAGGCTCTTCTTGATTCAAAATCTAATAAACGCTTTTTTGTAtatcaaatatatttatatcaaaattctaatcaggcttatcattattttttattttctgtttttttaaacaatagacctattctttttaaaccaaaattcttataaaagaaaaagcatgtAGGTGTACACTATTCACTTTATTTAATACTTCCCTGCCCAAGTTCTCCTTGTTTTGCTTTATGTTAACAACCTTTAACACTCATCTTGATAACCATCACCGCTGCCCCTTTAATTATTTGGTTCTAATGTATCACACCTTTTAtaagaaattttgttttggcttgtctttcaggttaaaaaaattgttgtttagaATAATAAGAAGTAAGAATGATGACTAGCTTCgttagaattttgatatttttttaaaaagcgtgTATACCCTGAAGCaacatgtttaaaataattttttttaaaaattacttttttaataacGCTGGTTGCACTATATTTAGCTGCTCTAAATTTGGGCAAACTTAGTTAACATCTTAAGGTTTTATTGTGTCACACAGGCCAAGTGGCATGCAGTGCATGCGACTTCGCCTGTGCAGCACTACTTTGGGCTTTTTCATGCGAAAATTAAACAACAGAATTGGGCGTGCCACCATTTATATGAATGTATTGCAGTTGCATCTTTTTAAAATGAGATAATTTATGCAGCTTCTGcatttggttgttattgttttgtttttgtattgtgaacatttgtttatttattttaccatgtattataaatatttaagaTGCAAAAAATTTTCAGTCATTCCCAGCCTGTATGGCTTTGTTGTTCAcattgcttttaatttttttttaattgttattttttcGTATTTAGAGAAGATCGAATTTCATCGTTCCTTTTTTTTGTTGGCAAGTGTTTGAGATGTGTCGATCAGTTTTGATTGCTGCTACCACCGTCAACCAAGCTGCTCGAGTAAAATTTATAATGGAAATGGTAAGAACTCTTATGCATTATTCACATACAGTTTATTCTGTAATTTACActcataattcattttttatgatcATTTTTCTGTCCTTAGCAAACTGGTGATGACAAACTTATAAATATGAGCCTTCCTCGATTCCGCATGATATTGATCACTGTTTGGCTTATTGTTCTCACTATTATGGTAAGATTCTTACATATCGTTCTTTTTCACTGTGATTCCAATGTTTTCTATACAAAAGAAAATGGATCAATTTATTATCCTGAATAAATGTGTGAaggaataaatggatgaatgaaagTTTTCGAGTTCCACAGATTAATTTTTTGTGACGTCGTATGTTCTAGTTGTACCTGATGACTGTGATCTGGGTTTGTTTTAAACACTGCAAGTCAGTTGAAGACCGACAGGAAAGATTGGAAGCAAACCCCTCATATTTCGCCTATCATACTGCGGATATGGATGCTGAGGTATGGACACTAAACACCTTTTCTACTGTACGCATTGTGGATTCTTCTGAATGCGCAATTTGTTTATCAGCCTAAATAAGTTACTGTCGatactatttttactttttatatttctttcagAATCTTCTTCCAAGTTACGACGATGTATTGAAGGCCAACCCACCACCCGCGTACACACAGTAACGAGACAAGAAAAAGATTCGTTTTAAAGGAGATGACagtgttttttgtattttgtcacTTGCAGGTGAATTGTAGTAGTAATATGTAAGATTTAGTTAAAAGCATCTCGTAGTAttttgctatatatatataatactcTATTAATTCAAATACGCCAATGCTGCAACGAAGTATCAACTGAAATATAGATCTACTTGTTCAACATCCATATTTACGCTAGAGTTGAGTTCGTAAGATTTTATTTTCTCCACACTTTTGTTTATACATTGTAACAGAAAACGAGGGTGACGACTTAAtacttgtaataaaaaaaatattgggaAAACTGTTTTCGTTTCTCTATCCCTTCCTTGTGTGTTCATTTTTCAGCTATTAGGGCTTGATAAGTCTTGGGAAATATTAAAGTTGCAGAGACGATGTTAGACTGGTAGATGTCTGTCGTCTTAGCTTTAGCTTAAAAGGTCGTCATATAATTTACCCTACAAAACTTTACAATACTCTGCAAAACCACAATAGCATTATTTCTCTCACAAGACTGTTAAAGCACACTATGAAATTATtacatactagtcgttagcccgtggaaaatccacgggttcgcccgtcccttttataccgcattgcgtgcttctcgctattgcgcagctaagccaccattttgcgtgacagacagacagacgtatacgagcattattatatagactagccgttaacccgtggaaaaatccacggggtcgcccgtcctttatataccgcatttcgtgtttccgtaacaggacgcggctttcgcggacagacagacaaaatacggctattattaaagaggctagccgttaacccgtggaaaaatccacggggtcgcccgtcctttatatatcgcatttcgtgtttttgtAACAGGACGCagttttcgcggacagacagacaaaatacggctattattaaagagactagtcgttacccgtggaaaaatccacggggtcgcccgtcctttatatatcgcatttcgtgtttccgtaacaggacgcggctttcgcggacagacagacaaaatacgactattattaaagagatattattatagagactagccgttaacccgtggaaaaatccacggggtcgcccgtcctttatatatcgcatttcgtgtttttgtAACAGGACGCagttttcgcggacagacagacaaaatacggctattattaaagagactagtcgttagcccgtggaaaaatccacgggttcgcccgtcctttaaatttgcccgtggcaacaaagtggataaaaatatatcgcatttgatattcgtgtctccgtagcacgattttctaactcagcggggggtccgcgcagagacagacagacgacggctattattatagagactagacgttgcccgtggaaaaatccacggggtcgcatgtcctttaaattaacctgttgcaacaaagtggacagaaatatatcgcatttggtattgatgcgcattttaaaaatttcgtgtttccgttacgggacacggctttcgcggacacacagacagacagaactttCTCCTTAACTTTAGGGTGGGTGGGAGGGTGCTTGAATACTTAGAAGCCAATCGACGTGTCATTGAATTTTCTGAAAATCCGCCCTTTTGCTTAAAATCACGTGACAACGTGATACCGAGGTTATTACTGTAAGGCCTGTTCTACACCGAAAATAAATTCTATTGATTTCTAATTTGCTTTGCTTAAACgaaattaaccttatttatttttccgTAGCCAGACTTAacagaataaaaacaagttgtttGAGAAGAGGAGTCGTTTTAGCTTGTACTTAAAAGTAGGGGTTATTGGTCGTATTTCTTTAAAACCTAATGCTTTTTAGACTGAAAGTAACGTGTTGAGATTATCTTGGACGTATCCATCTTTGGCTGATTCCGATTTCCAACGCTTATGTTGTTTGAATAGCCTGTCTGCCACTCCGCCATTTGCAGCCGCTGTTGCACCACCGGATCTAAGGCTATGTAGGccaaactttgatttttctaAACCGATACTGTCCAGCTCTTCTAGGAGTATTTCCCTCATTCTTGTGTATAATAAGCTCTTTCCATTTCTCAGAGTTCCAATCGGATTAGATTTTGTCACAGTAACTGCTCTAAAAATAAATTCCTCTGAAGTCTCGTCCGTTAACTTTGTAAGTTCTAAGTACACTTTTAGGTTTTGGACTGGACATAATTCGTTTCCAGTCTTACTAATAAAAATCCAATTTCCTGCTCTGCAAACGTCAGTTTTGCATTTTTCTATGAACAGTTTCATGTAAGATTCACAAATTGATACATCACAACGTCAAAGACTGGCTATCTCGGAAAATATCATAAACCCTGTATAGCCATTTAAGCATATTGCTAATGTCGTCATATTGTATATGTTTTTACTCTGCGAACGTTTTGCGTGCAATAACTTTAATTCAATTGTAATAggttgttttctattttttttggtAGAAAGAATTCGTTTAGAAGCCCCAAGCATTTCAGTAACAATAGGATTTTCACATGGGTTTTTGTACCCTCCGAGAAGATGAAAAAACTTTATAGCATAATAAGCACCTTCGATTTTTGACAAAGACCAACCGGACTGAACTCCGCTTAATATAAACAACGCAATAGTGGTTGGTTTGGCTGGCGTAACTGACACTGTAAAAGACTTACACCAGTGTTCCCAAAGGTTGAACAACGATTAATATTTCTTCAGGGTATTCTCCTCTCTACAAAATGATATATATGTTAGCAACTCAGTAgccaaatgttttattttcaagtgTTTTGTGATAAAGTCTAAAAGGGAGAAAGTTATGACAATTTGATTCTACTTGAACTTTCAGAGTGTAGTATTGTGCTCTTAATCAAAGTCCCAGTGGACCAGTACTCATACCCTGTGGTCCCAGCGGATGCATTTTGCCCTGTGGCATTTTTGCTGAAATCCAAATTAACAGTTAGCATTGGTGAAAAGAATTTTTCGCTGCCAATGAAacacttctttttttttcccCGTGATACACATACTTTTGGTTCACCAAAAACCTTTCTGTCTGTGATTGTTTTCTGAAAACAGGAGTGGCCAGAAACAAGCAGAAGGCCAATAAGGTAACACAATTACACCTTTGCATTTTGAAGTTTTCATGtgttttaacaatttttctACAAGTCTTGTTGGAGGTACTATGTAGTTGTTTTCGCCTTTCCAATCGTAATTTAGCGCATTTACTCCTTCTGTATTGGGACaatagaattttaaataaaacagacATATctttttgttgtcgttgtcggCAAATCTGCCAACAGTAAAAGGTCCCCACAGTTGGTTCAAATTATTATAAAGCTCTTCTTTTACTTGCCAGTCATGGTGATCTATCATACGACTAAGAGTGTTAGCAAATCTTAAATGTTCTCTTGGAATCCAGTTTACCGTAACACGACTCCTCTTCTCaaacaacttgtttttattctgtCAAGTCTGGCTACGGGAAATAAAAAATACGGTTAATTTCGTTTAAGCAAAGCGAATTAGAAATTAAGTCTTGGGAAATATTAAATTTGCAGAGACGATGTTACACTGGTAGATGTCTAACATGAAGGTACCTCAAACCACCTCGTACCAATAGTATTAGCCGTTGCGTCTGTCAGTGACACATCTGTCATTTTAATTTCTGTCTCAATATGGTCAAGAATCACATTTTATCTATGTCGAGGTATTTTGTCAGATACATACTTTAATTTCTGCACCTAAAGTATGGTGTATCTTATTATTGAAGCCGAGGATTTTATGTTTAATCCAAATAAAGGGGTATTTCTTCTTGCATGTAGAAATGATAAATGGTGCATGTCTTAGTCATCCATCGCTCGTAATTTGTGATACAAGAATCAAATTCCTTACCCAAGAAGGCTAGAAAAACAACTACCCTCATAGTTGTGACTAGCTACTCGAATCAAAATATCtgttcaacctcgtccccgggcttgttatgtttttatattttgacgaaaaaaaagctaaaaagctCTGGGACGGCATATGTTTTGTCTTGTGTACTGAGCTTGGTGACAAGGCCCAATGTCTTTTACTTCTTATTGCAAAAAAGTTAGCGCATATTATTATTTGCAACAAGGACGGGAACATCTGCGAGGAAGAAAATACTAGTATTTTTTTAATGCGCATGTGCAGGTCAGTGTAAACCCTCAAAAACAAATTTGAGTAGAACGTAATAATTTAACGAATTAAAATGTCATGGAAATATTCCAGTTTAAAGCACGCAGACAAACCGCAAGACTTTTACTAGAACAGGTATGCGCAATTATTTTAGGGATTTATTTAGAAAGGATATCTGCCAGACCAGAAAATGCCAAGAAAATAACCTTGAAAACCTTGAAATAGAAACATTGTTAAGCTGTAACTCGTTATATGAGAATATAATTTTTTCCCTAAATTTTGTGCTCAACGGCTTGTTGTCAGTTTCGTCAATTCTTGACAGTAGCTATTGTTGCTGCCAAAGAGCGACACAATTTAACAGAACTCGTACTTGTTTTCAACGGTGGTAAAGTTTATGCCTAACTTTGCAGTGCAGCAACAAGAACACATGTGTTTTGTAAACACCAAGAATGACAAATACTTGGTCAACACCAAAAATGAACGAATATGACGAAACAATTATTCATGTCATGTCTTTACTAGTATGAACAATGAAGACTAATTTCCAACTGCctgcaaaaattcaaaaaacatcATAGATATATGTCCCTTGAGACATACCTAAGGCCATTACCATTATGTAAAGAACAAAGGTAATGACAATAAGCATGCCTCAATGCATAACAGTCCCTAAGGAACACAACTAAATATAATGAATCAAAAACCTTTATACACATAGAGACTCGTACACTCATAAACATTAAAACAGATACATGAACAAAACAAAGACTGTTTCAGCTATAtttgtttttgctttatttCACGTTGTCGCTATCGTTTAACTTTTCGTAATCAATTTTTGGCGCGCTTTTCACACGACCAGTTTTCATGGACAGTTATTGACGTCGTTGCAAATGGTCCTGTCCTTGCTTCGTAAAATCCTTAATTGCCGATTGCGACGTGATTTAGAAATGGTTGACACACGAGAATAAGATAACCAATACCTAAGTTCATAACTTCgtaaataaagaaattaaaaagaaagttgcGGACGTTAAGTAACTTCGTCCGAAATTAAACACTcagaacttttttttaagaacgAAATTGCCACGTGCCAGTTCCTGATGTGAATCTTCAAAGTTCTGATTAACAGACTAAAACGAACTGAATAAGTTAATTTCCAGTCTTTGAAATCCTAAATCCCTCCAACCCCTAGACAGCAACCTTGGTATCACCTCCTCAAGGACAATGACATGCGAAAAAAACTTACACTATAAAACTTTTAAGGATCTTTAAAAATGTGTCAGGGGCCCAGTTTAAGTAGCGTGCAAGAAACACACAAAAATAACTATTTAATGAACAGTTTATTATCTATCTATAAGTTTCTacaacaaatatatttttttctgctttagcttggtttttaaataaaagaacactAGAAAATGAAAGCTGACTTTCCATAAAAAAGCATTTTGCTCTGTGTTTTATTACTAAACTTCTACTTCGTCGAGGTCTATCCTTTGTGCGTAACAAAAATATtagcaaatttcaaaaaatattaaaatatacagTCTATGATACAGTGTACGCAGTTTATTTAGGATGAAACTTTTTCGTTGGATCGCGCGCATGCTCGAGAAGTAGTTTACAGGGTTGAAATTGGGCGTCTCCAATCTTAGCTTGGAATTTCTCCAGAAGTTTGACTAAATTATCAGCACCATACGTGTCGACAAAACGGAATGGCCCTAGAGAAAAATAGAAGGGGAAcctatataaataatataaatcgCACAAACAAACGAACAATCGAGAAAAGAAACGAACGaacgaaaaaacaaataaacaaaatttacaaacaaataaacaaacaaatatacaAACAATAACTTACCACCGTGTGGTGGGGGGAAGCCGATACCAAACACTGCTCCTATGTCACCATCAACCTGAATAAGATGTGTTGCGTTTACAaagaaattcaacaaaaaatgcTTTCAAACTGCTACTTCAAAATAACATTGCTCTTAAAACTGAATGGATATTTATTTCGCTATCTCTTGGTACGCGGAGTTGATTGCATTCTGATTAggaattccaaaaaaaaaaaattaacattagaTCCCCTTGTCGATTAACAGTACCCttttaaggatttttttaaaaaccactcCTCTTACAAACTCTTCTCCTTTAGAGGGGCGTTTGCTGAATGTTACCGAAACTTTTGTAAAGGAACTGAAATATTTGAAATATCCAAACAAAACATGGTCTAAGCTGCACCAACTTTTAATGCAAACGGTTCCTTTGcaagagaaaaaaatttcaaaagtttattaaaacaTCCCCTGCAGGAAAAGGAAAATTTGACTTGGTTTAGAATAGTTGCAGACTAATACTTTTGTAATAAATACTTACTGGTGTTTTTAAGATACCTTCTTCTAAACACATGACAGCTTCATTCGTCATTCTGGATATCAAACGCATTGCCATTTCGTGGTCATTTAATCTAAACCAAAAGATTACGTAACATAGCAAGCACTGAAAAACACTAACAACAAACGTCAAaaggaaaatatattaaaaacccACCCTTCGATAGGCGTTTTCTGGTACTTCTTGATGATTTCTAGTGCACCTTCGTTCACCTAAATacgcaaaaacaaaacataatttcTAATAGATGTGAAATTCAGTAAATATAAGACAACAATAGAACAGGTGTGATTCTGATTAATTACCTCTCGCTTTCCAGAGTATTTGTAGAAACCTTTCTTCGACTTTCGCCCTAAAACATTACAGCAGTAGCGAGTCTTGATGCTTCAAAGCAACAAACTAAACACAAcaaaacacaaataaataaataaaacctaGAAATTTACCTAGAAATCCTCGAGCAACCATATCATGCAACATGTTGAAATCACCTCCAGCCATTCTAAAAAACACGTAAAGTACGATAGAATAAACTGACTACAAGTTACACTACGACAGTAGAAGTTAATTCTGCATACCGATCAGAAAATGTTTTTCCAAGAAAGTCTGCAATATGCGCTGAAACATCGATACCGACCTAAAAATATGAGATGACAATTGTAACTGCGAAACAAACTCCTATATTCAAAGCACAACAGGAATTTGAGTAAAGCGCAGGTTCATAAAAATGTAGACGATTTCTAACCTCATCAGTTAATGTGATGCAACCAACTGGGAAGCCAAAGTTCTTTGATCTTTTATCCAAATCAGTAGGAGCTACACCTTCTTGCAGCATGCAG is drawn from Hydractinia symbiolongicarpus strain clone_291-10 chromosome 8, HSymV2.1, whole genome shotgun sequence and contains these coding sequences:
- the LOC130655285 gene encoding lysosomal-associated transmembrane protein 4B-like, encoding MKTTEDGEIRIENSNEDRRAPSCCFCLDVRIGAILIGLMYLIVYSAIMVGKTSKALVEEEKNDQDWKYYVDMHEVIAQRHNVDQKLVGMIIASLIFVLVVLMIYGAALRRSNFIVPFFCWQVFEMCRSVLIAATTVNQAARVKFIMEMQTGDDKLINMSLPRFRMILITVWLIVLTIMLYLMTVIWVCFKHCKSVEDRQERLEANPSYFAYHTADMDAENLLPSYDDVLKANPPPAYTQ